A single region of the Vicia villosa cultivar HV-30 ecotype Madison, WI linkage group LG4, Vvil1.0, whole genome shotgun sequence genome encodes:
- the LOC131595727 gene encoding AUGMIN subunit 3: protein MSGARLCTLLGELGYEGANSGSDSLDPDSFEWPFQYEDTRPILHWICSTLRPSNILSHSELSQYEQFKHQGKLLEGDDLDFAFDSISAFSDTTDNQEALFGPHEPLSLKDIKEETLAYKAEAADLQRQLSQLQSQFDMLSSQASTLTQGRRARVGATSVVSGHLATIEESLSGRNLQMNAVLGRIASTAEELAHYHSGDEDGIYLAYSDFSQFLSGDSACFDELNQWFSKQLDTGPFRLVAEEGKSKCSWVNLDDVSSNYVRDLEKSHHQRVSELQRLRSIFGISERQWVEAQVENAKQQAILMTLKSQVSSDEAHMHFDHHFLRRKHSELKGELSNLYNHEEKLLSETIPELCWELAQLQDTYILQGDYDLKVMRQEYYINRQKAFINHLINLLARHQLLKIACQLEKKHMLGAYYLLKLIESELQAYLSATEGRVDRCLALIQAATDGQEQGGVHDSDHFLHAIRDLLKIYSNTQAALSTYVSAPGIVQQISALHSDLMTLQSDLENSLPEERNRCINELCDLIQSMQQLLFASSTTAQPILTPRPLMKELDEMEKINAKLSVAVEEVTLEHVKKNEIVKHHSQEIGLQRRVFVDFFCNPERLRSQVRELTARVRALQIS from the exons ATGAGCGGCGCAAGACTGTGCACATTGCTCGGAGAATTGGGTTACGAAGGAGCAAATTCAGGATCAGATTCATTGGATCCCGATAGCTTCGAATGGCCATTCCAATACGAAGATACTCGCCCTATTCTTCACTGGATCTGCTCCACTCTTCGTCCTTCCAATATCCTCTCCCATTCCGAACTCTCTCA GTATGAGCAATTCAAGCATCAAGGTAAATTATTGGAAGGAGATGATTTGGATTTCGCTTTTGATAGCATTTCAGCTTTCTCCGATACCACGGATAATCAGGAAGCTCTTTTTGGTCCTCATGAACCGCTCAGTTTGAAGGATATCAA GGAAGAAACCTTGGCTTATAAAGCTGAAGCTGCTGATTTGCAAAGACAGTTAAGTCAACTTCAATCTCAATTTGACATGCTTTCTAGCCAGGCGTCAACTTTGACGCAAGGGAGAAGAGCGCGTGTTGGCGCGACTTCTGTTGTTAGCGGACATCTCGCAACAATTGAGGAGAGCCTTTCCGGAAGAAATTTGCAG ATGAATGCAGTTCTTGGAAGGATTGCTTCCACAGCAGAGGAGTTGGCTCATTACCATTCAGGAGATG AAGATGGTATATATTTGGCATACTCAGACTTCAGCCAATTTTTGTCCGGAGACTCAGCTTGTTTTGATGAGTTAAATCAATGGTTTTCCAAGCAACTCGACACA GGTCCATTTCGACTTGTTGCCGAGGAGGGGAAATCTAAATGCTCTTGGGTAAATCTTGATGACGTCTCAAGTAATTATGTTAGAG ATTTAGAAAAATCTCATCATCAACGTGTATCTGAGTTGCAACGGCTTCGTTCAAT ATTTGGAATAAGTGAAAGACAATGGGTGGAAGCACAAGTTGAGAATGCGAAGCAGCAGGCCATTTTAATGACGCTTAAATCACAAGTATCATCAGATGAAGCTCACATGCATTTTGATCACCATTTTCTTAG GAGAAAGCATTCTGAGTTGAAAGGAGAACTTTCAAATCTTTATAATCATGAAGAAAAACTTCTATCAGAG ACTATTCCAGAATTGTGCTGGGAACTAGCTCAACTCCAAGATACTTATATTTTACAAG GTGATTATGATTTGAAGGTCATGCGCCAAGAGTACTACATTAACCGGCAGAAAGCG TTCATAAACCATCTCATCAATCTGCTTGCCAGGCATCAATTATTAAAGATAGCCTGTCAATTGGAAAAGAAGCACATGCTTGGAGCATATTACTTGCTTAAGCTTATCGAGTCTGAGCTGCAAGCATACTTGTCTGCAACAGAGGGTCGAGTG GATCGTTGTCTGGCCCTTATCCAAGCTGCAACTGATGGTCAAGAACAAGGGGGAGTACATGACAGTGATCATTTTTTGCATGCTATTAGAGACTTGCTGAAAATTTATTCAA ATACTCAAGCTGCACTGTCGACATACGTATCAGCACCAGGCATTGTCCAACAGATATCAGCCCTTCATTCAGATTTAATGACACTTCAATCGGACCTTGAAAATTCTCTTCCAGAAGAACGAAATAGGTGTATTAATGAACT GTGCGACCTTATTCAAAGTATGCAACAACTGCTCTTTGCATCTTCAACAACTGCACAGCCAATATTGACCCCTCGG CCATTGATGAAAGAGCTCGATGAGATGGAAAAGATTAACGCAAAGCTTTCTGTTGCCGTGGAAGAGGTGACACTAGAGCATGTCAAGAAAAATGAG ATTGTAAAACACCATTCGCAAGAAATAGGACTTCAACGGCGAGTCTTTGTAGACTTCTTTTGCAATCCAGAACGGCTCAGAAGCCAAGTTAGAGAACTGACTGCCAGGGTTAGAGCCTTGCAAATTTCCTAG